Within Cyprinus carpio isolate SPL01 chromosome A7, ASM1834038v1, whole genome shotgun sequence, the genomic segment GCCTGTGGGCATGACCTCTTTGTTATCATTATCTTCATGATGCTCAAGAGTGTCAATTGCCTTTTAAGAACTGAGTTTACCACAGATGTTTTGGTGCAATTCAGTGATCCCCTCAAAATCTTACACAATATGTACAACAAAATGAAGATGAGAAAAGTAAAGTATACACAATGGAAACAAATCTCTAGAAGTAGATCACATTAGTTGTGCTAAAGGATGTTTTGACACTCTTTACCAGAACTAATCAATAATCTTTGTGaagctgttgttgttgtggttaCTGTTATTCATGTTCTCCTTtatgctgttgttattgttgagGAGGCTCAGGCCTTGTTGTTTCCTAAGGACACGAGGTATCACTTTCTTCTGAACAAAGAGTTTCTGGAGGAACCTGTCACTGATGCTAAAAGGGAAGTAGCTGCAGATGAAGTACATGAGTGTTAAACCCGGCCCAGCGTAGTATCGCACCTGGGGTTGAGGAGAGAGGAGTGCGTCCACAATGGTGTTGATGACAGGGCTCAGATCCTCATTGGCTGTTTTTGCGTAACTCTGGAAGAGTTCCTTGGTCTCCAGCAGGTATTCTTCTCCATATTCTTCTAGAAGGCTTGGGGGCAAGTTCTGGATCTGGCTCTTGTACTGTTTTTCCCAGTACTCTGTATTACTGCTCTGCCCTGCAAGGTAAGGAAATGGCAGAAAGCATGATGCAACATGAATGTAGAGGAGAAATCGGTCCAGAACAGATTGGAGACATAAACAGGTCTGGGGACactttattcagttatttatattgtaattcaGCGTGTAAAGAAAGACTCAAACCTCATGGATCCCTGAGGCTcagatgtaaataaacaaatcaaatgagaACTTAACCGACGTGGCAGTTTTCTCTCAAGATGTAACCCATTTGTCTAAGAATATCTGAAATGGTTCACTTCTTGCCTGTAGTATAACTTGCAATACGCTGTAAACCAAAAATCTATTTGAACTAGATGTTAAAAAGCTCATCTGCAGTTCATACACCAAATTGTCCATATAAGTGGCCTTAGAGTTTGTCAGGCAATTTGCCTAAACATTGTGTGTTTTATGATAACAGAGAGTCTAAATTTCATCAAATTACAAACACTGTGACATGACTAGAGATCGGCAGTATACAGATAGGTGAATCATCAAACTGGAAGTATACAATATTTTggtatatgtaaaaatgttaatcaCCTGTCTTAAAGGCAGAGGGTAAGATGGTGGAGACTTTGACACCCCACGGCTCCAGCTCATGACGAAGGGTGCTGATTAAAAGATTCAGAGCAGCTTTTGAAGCCCCGTATGATGCCAAACAAGGGAAGGGATGCTCACCTGcagaaacaaacattatatagAGATATCTTAATCACAATTTACAGCACTGCTTATCCTTGAACATTTTAATGAGCTGGCTGATACGATAAAGGCTGTAAAAAAACTACGTAAGAAGAGCtacaacattaatgttttaaatctgtCACGTTGCCTGAAAACTGGTAAAGACAAAATGATGACCTTTATGGGACACATTCCAAAAGTCCAGAAGTTGTGGTGTTTTTTGACTGAGGGAGTGTCATTCATTGTAGGGGTAAAAAAGgtgtaagaaaaaagaaaaagctggATTGTAGCCAGGACAATCATCAGTTTAACGGTGGAAACCAAGCAGCTATGTGGAGGTTAATTGCAGATTGTGACTGTTTATAAAGCGCATGATTTTGCCTCAAGACTTTGTATAATAAAAGGGCTTGTGTTCAAATCACTGGGAGGATGTACAGGATGTTTTAAGACAAAAGGCCTCCTGTAAGCCCTCTGAGAAAATGACTGTTCATCTGTATTGTGACAGTAGCATCTGCTGCTCATGACAGctaaaacatttagttttcttCTACAGTGAGACTGCACTGATGGagacatctttatttaaaaggGCTGTGTGCCAGAGTTTACAGAGAACTCAACGGTATCCTGCTCCAGGCTGTTACTCATAGTATCACACTGTTTTGGCACAATGGCAGTAAACAAATGGAGATAAAATCTGGGGAGCCAGGCAAAGCTAAACGCACACTGAATTTCCCAACTGTGAATTCCAGCATGAGCTTGAGCAGAGAGCTGCTCTCAGTTGAAATTGTTAGTGGACACTTGAGAAGAAAGGAAAACAGGTGGATTACAGTTTGGGCTCCGATTAGTGTTTGGTTAGGTGTGATAAAGCCAGATGGAAGGCATAAAATAAACATCTGAGTGACAGAGATCCATTTATAAGCGCTGGCAGCTTTATGTggatggcagagagagagagagacttctaATTAGATTTAGCACTGAAACAAGAAGCTGAAAATACTCATAAAAGTGTCATCATGCATACAATTTAATTTACTcgttcttttctttctcttttattagtGATGAAGTCAGAGTAGAGTGGCTTGGATATATAATATCTGTATAAAAGCTCTAGCTGAATGGTTAGAGCTCACATGTACGTTATGTGCATGTGTAAGTGTATCTGTGTACGTGTATGTGCATgtataagtgtgtatgtgtatgtgtatgtgcatgtatgtgtataagtatgtatgtgtatgtgtatgtgtatgtgtatgtgtatgtgtatgtgtacagtacCTGAAGGGCTGGAGATTGTCACAATCCTGCCTTTAGCCTGTCTGAGAAGTGGCAGGAAGGTTCTGGTGACAGTGAGTGTTCCAAAGAAGTTGATCTCCATGCATCCTCTGTAGTTGGACATCAGGGAGAGCTCAGCATCCCCAATATTCACACACAATCCAGCATTATTAACAAGTCCCCACAAATCTagagaaaagaaaacatgcataGGTATAATTTACTGTAGATTACTTTCCGTTTTATggtgtaattatgacttttaacaAACTGGGAGCACtgaaaactgtaattaattaaccacaattcattttgtatttatttatttttttaatttttttttaccattttaaagtaatttttttattatattaattcttgtttgtttttgtttgatattaataataatttattaattgtaatacatTCGAGGTAACCTACAGACCACTTGGATGTTtgctggttgagaaccactgctctaaaatGACAGAGTGCAAAATTGTCATGTATTGTATTGgtcatcacatttttaaaaagatctgCATTGGCCTGCACTTGTGACACCTAAGTGTATAAATGTGTTGGATGTGTTTATTGTACCATAACACATGGTGCAGCACATGTGCCTTTGTCACAGATTTTCAACACTATCTAATGAATTGTCCAAGACCATCTGGAGAATCACAGAGATACGGAGTGGCTTAGTACAGAGGGACTGAGTGATCTGGGTTTTATCTGCTGAAATGGCATAGAATTGTTTGTGATGACAGCATGTGATTTATATCTATCTGGTTACAATTAAACTCTGTCCAAATTTAATGCTTATAATGATTATCTTCACCCTTACCCTCTACGTTTGTTTGATCAATTGTTTGGGGAAATTATTTGCAGAATAAGGAAACCAACACCTCATCCGAGAAAGAAATAAAGCAGGGAGAAGAGAGAACAACAAAGGCCTGAAACAATCTGATAAAAACATAGCTACTGTACATAGAGATTGAGTTAGTTAAGaactatacactcttaaaaataaaggttttttttattgggatttatggttccatgaagaaccttcaacatccatgaaaccttttcatggcacaaaagtttctttgtagaggaaaaaggttcttcacacaagaaaaaaatgtttactgtcTTTAAAGAATTCTTCAAGGTCctttgaggaacccaaaatggttcttctatgttATGACTGGCATCTTTatcttttggaaactttattttttagagtgtatagttgaaaaaaactaaatctacaAACCTATATCAGATATTAAGATGTACTGTATCAGCATTCGAATATGTCTTCACTTTTCCCTTAGCTTAGCATCTAAATTGAGGAGATTTAAGAATAAAATGCTGAACTAGAGTTTTGAAAAAGGCAGCATGGAAAAAAAGTCATAAGCCACCTGGCGCTGTGGTGtgtatgtttgaaaataaaacagcCCCTTGATGTACTGCCAAATTATACACCACCCTTCCACCCCATCCCCTCTTCTTGCCAACACATTCTCTGAGATTAAACATCCACGTCGGTcacgcaaaaacaaacaaacaaacaaacaaacaaacaaacaaacaaaaaatgcttgcACACTacatacacatgcaaacacataTATACCTGATTACGCTGAATCTCTTGTAAAGTAAACAGCACTTACAAAAAATTTGCCCATGGAGCAGAAATGAATTGATTTGTGGGACCTACTTTAAAGGTAATTCAGTGAGGTGCTTTGTTGATAGCATGGTTCCAAATTTGGTTCAACAGAAACGTTAATGGAAACCACAAGCTGGTTAAAGTTTATTCAGGGCAACCAAAAGTTGCTGGCAGTTTTCAGATATACGAACATTCGTACAGGGGTATTTTATGTTCATGTtggagtgtgattgtgtgtgtgtgtatttctggcATAGTGCAAGAGTAAATCCTCACCTCTCATGCCAAGTTTAGCCTTGGTGTCGAGCAGGGCTTGCTGTACCTGCTGAGGCTGGGTGATGTCTACCTGCAGGAGGGTAAGGCGTGATGAACAGACTCTGCGCAAGTGCTTGGCTCCTTCTCCATCCAGGTTCAATACAGTCGCGAACACTTCAAACCCCATGGCATCTAACCGCTTTGCTGTAGCATTACCAAACCCTGAATCACAACCTACAGAGACAGGGGAAAGAAACGCGAGAATGTTATGACAATATATTACAATCCAAACACTCTAAATACTCACATTCTGGCAAAATTTCCCAGTAATTTCACTTAAATGGCATCAATATTATCATCATCCTAATAGCTGTTTTGGATTCCTTTTTGAACACTTAAGCCAGTTTTAGGAAACCTTCTTGTATGGAACAAGAGTGAAAACTTGATGAGGAAGCATAGTCAACATTGGCAAAATGTATTGTAATCTCACTACTATGACCTCTGAACACCTATAAAGTTCAGCAAAATCAGAACAGTACAACAGGAAACAAAAGTACAGTTATATAAAGTCTTTACCCCACATCAAGTAGCATGATAGTATGACGCATCAATCTCTGAAACACGACTTTCTTATCTCTTTACTAGATTACACACCTGAAAGAGATATTGGTGTTAATGTCCTTCAATTTGAGGACTTTGTAGTTTGGGAGCTgtattactaaaattataaaaatgcaaatcagGACTCAGTGTGTTAGAAACAAATGCAGCTATGGTTACAAATGCATTCACATGATTTTGATAtctgacactctcacacacacatttacagaagTGGCGGCAGGGAACGACACATTAATGAGGAAAATTAACATCTGATCTTTATGAGGGTCATTTGAGTACAGATAACATATAAAGCCACAGGAACTTTACCCTCAACATGCAgaagaatgctgaaaaaaggAGAGTAACTGTAGACTTTCTGTTCTTTTCCTACCCCTGATGTGCAAGTTGTTCTTGGAACTGAATGCCAGTGCACTACAGATTCTGAAGGCCAAAAGTGACATGAATAGACACAAAGACATAAAGATTTCTCTCAATGTGAGGTCTACAACATAACTGAACCGCTGGGCtttagaaattaatgttttctgggagtgtcaatttttataatcttttttcttttaaaaaatggttgTTAGGAATTTTGTTTCCATCCAAACTAAACATATTCCATTCTGTGTCTCTTTAGTTTGGCAGGGAAGaaaagttgtaaaattaaaacaataataataataaaattgtgatGAATTTTTATACACTGTCCCGAGGTCAGTGGCCTCACTTTTAACCTCTAATTGTGTGGCAAACAATTATGCACCAGACACTAGTTATGTTGCTGCACACGCTTACACTTCACCTGGACAGGAGGCTTCGTAGGAGCGCTACTGACCTGGCTCTGCGCGCCACCAAGACCACTGCCCAGGCTATCGGGCGATCGAGTGCCACTTGTGACTGACACTTACTGATTAAACTTACTGATTAAAAGGAAAATCTATCCTttccaccctcatgccatccaataaatatatgactttcatttatcagatgaacacaaagtGTTATTCTTATGCGAaaagataaatacaaaaaacaaaaaacaaaaaaaaaacaatacaaataccaatattttaaactttaccaTCGTGTCCACTTTGTTTGTGGTTTCTCAAGTGGTCCTGTCCCCTTGCATTATACAGACTATAAATCTTTTcctgtgttcatctgaagaaagaaagtcataaacatctgggacaacatgagggtgagtaaatgatgagagaattttcattttggggtgaactattccttgaagagCAAGATGTGATGCAGAGGCTAAAACATATTCCAGACAGAACACAAGAATGTGTTGCATTAATGAGGAGAGTCATAGAATTAAACAtacaacattaacattttgaaaGGAAACTTTTTTGTGTTGTCTATTCTAAAACAAGGTTGTGTTGGACCCGGCGCTTCAGACATCATCCTGATCTGCAGGATAGTAAGAGGATGGGGTTAGATCTCACTACGGCTGGACCGCCCCTCAAGCAGCCTCTCTTAGACTTCTTGACACCTTGTTCAGTTCTGGGTGCAGAGggaaatgtgttttgtgcaaACAATGGGTCTGTGCATGCGCCCCAAGCATTCAGTCGCTGTGAtattgggaaaaataaaacacacacattttcaaaaagagagcaaatttcctcttccATTACTCACAAGTGTTCTGCCCCTGTGCAGCTAGACACTTGAGTTAATTCAACCCCTCGCCATGCGGGCCGAGTCCTGGCAGGCCATTCCCCAGAGTGTCGGGCTGGGTTAAGGGGATAATAATACAAGGATATTCACTCCAATTCGCTCGAAGACCCCTGTGCTTCAGCGGCGTGGTCTCCACCTCAGTGCAAAGCAAAGACGCCCAATTCCTCTGTTCAGAGGTGATGAACCTGCTGGCAAAGGGTGCTATAGAAACCATTCCTCCAGCACAGAGCGAGTCAGGCTTTTACAGCCATTACTTCCTCGTCCTCAAAAAGGACGGTGGCCTCTGGCCCATCCTCGATCTCAGACGCCTGAATCACACCCTCATGAAAAGGTTGTTCAGGATGATCACACTGAAACAGATCCTTGTGCAAATACGCCTAGGAGACTGGTTTTGTTCTCTggacctgaaggatgcatactttcacatccagatagcccccatCACAGGCAATTCTTGAGATTCGCCTTAGAGGGAGTGGCATATCAATACACGGTCcttcccttcgggctgtccctggcCCCCCACACTTTTATGAAGTGCATGGACGTggctctttcccctctgagacagattgGTATCCGCATTCTCAAATACCTTGATGACTGGCTCGTTCTGGCCCAGTCCAAGGCAGAATTAATATCACACAAgaccctcctcctcagccacctgGAGTGCCTTGGACTCAGGGTAAATTTTGCCAAGAGCACGTTGTTCCCCAGACAGCGAATATCATTCCTGGGAACAATTTTCGACTCAGCCCATATGAGAGCTACAGTCGCGGCGGATCAGGCTCTGGCTATAAGGAGGCTGGTGACCTCCTTCAAGATCAGTCCGCTCACCCTCTCAAAGCATTTAAGAGGATGCTGGGCTTTATGGCAGCAGCATTGCCGGTGCTACAGTTGGGTCTGTTTTGTATGTGCCCCCTTCAGCGCTGGTTGAAACCACGAGTTCCATCACATGCGTGGTGTCATGGACGCCTGCACATCAGGGTGAGTCAGGCCTGTGTAACAGCCCTGGCCCCCTGGACGAACTCCCGTTGGATAGAACAGGGCGTGGCCATGGGAATGGTTTACAGGAGAACACTTGTCTTGACAGACACCTCCAACTCAGGTTGGGGGGCGCTGTGCGAAGGCATGCCAACTTTCGGCCAATGGTCGAAAGCAGAAAAAGGCttccacatcaactgcctggaaatgctaGCAGTATGTCGAGCCTATCCATTCTTACTGCCAGTCCTAAAAGGATGCCATGTGCTAATGTCAGTGGTGTCCTACACAAATCGTCAGGGGGGCCTCTCCCCAAAGCATCTTTTCTCTCTTGCACCTCCTGGAATGGGCTCAGCTCAACTTGTGCTTGTTGAGAGCAGCGCATGTACTGGGCAAACTAAACAAAGGAGCAGACAGGTTATAAAGGAGCAATGTCTCCTCAGGGGAGTGGACGCTCCATCCGCAAATGGTTCAAGAGATCTGGGAGTTCTGTGCCAAGGCCGAGGTAGACCTTTTCACCTCAGAAGATAACTCTCATTGCccaatttatttctcaaaaattAAGGATGCTATGGCCCATGATTGGCCCAACCTccttctttatgcttttcccctGATCGCCCTAATCCCACGGGTAATCAGACGAGTAAGGGAACAGAAACACAGGGTTCTCCTGGTGGCCCCCCTTTGGATGAACCAGCTGTGGCCTGCACCTCTGGCCGCTCGACGGGAGGGGATCTGCCCATGGTGCTGAGGGCCCTGAAGGACCCCTATAGGTAGTCATACTCTTCCTTTGGCCTTCAATGCCCCATTGGAGTACAGGCCCACTCGACTAGAGGTATCGCCTCATCCTGGGCATGGTCCAGTGGTGTGTCCATCATGGATATTTGTGAGGCAGCTGGCTGTTTGGTAACTTCAACATTTGGATGGTTTTATAGAATGGAAGTCTTTGTATTTGGGTAGTGGGTCCTTTCCGCTTGAAGTGACATGCACTGCATAAACAAATGTGACAGTGAGCCCTTGACTGTATCTCGCCCCACCTCTCTGGCATCAGTTCACCTGTTAGCTCTCGACCCCTTGGTGTCGAATCTATAGGAGTTCTTTGGAACGATTAACCAGGCCGGGTGTGACCTCAGGAAGCTCAACCCATTTTAGCCTTGGATTATTGTTAACTTCTTTTGGGGAAATGATTGCTTATGGAAGTTGATATCTTTAGTCGTTCCACTACATAGAATGGCGTGATTGTACTCAGTTCCCTTATGCATTTAGGAAGACGCAGTACAAgtgtagtatcgaaagggaacgtaCTTGGTTACTTAATGAAACCTTGGTTCCTTGAGTTACTTGAACAAGTACTGCGTTGCTAGCCGTGCTATGTAGCTGCACGACTCAGTCGTCGCTTCAGCTGAAGTAACCTGAGAATCCTGTGGCGAgcgcctgcttatatagccagacaCCCCGCCCATTCTGGCAGGCTTTGGCAGGCTTTGGTGGGCTTCGTCACAATAGGCTTATGCAGCTCCGCTGCCTAGCCATTGGTTCGTTTCTAATACACTGCACAAACAAATggccgtgcagtttcactgcaTGAATAAGAAATGCTTCAGTTCAAGAGAAAAAAGACTTTTTCCCATATGTGTCTAGCAAGATGCAGTTCTCgttcccatatctcagggaaccaaggttacgttaaGTAACTGAATATGTTTTAACAATGAAAAGTAATATTACAGACAGTGATGCATCTGCAACAACAATAATTTTCATAGTTCTGATCTACTTAATATAACTTCTTAATCATATGGTTAGTTTCTGTTAATATTGAAGGTTATATGCTTAATAGCtctgtttgaaacattttgtattGGGGGTCCCTGCTATGTCTATCACCTAAGGGGTCCTTGCCCTGAAAAAAATGTTCAAGACCCCTGatgtaatgtattattatcagttttcatCAGTTTGACTAAAATACACACTTATACACTGCTAATAAAATTCATTTAAGATTTAAGTATTTGGTGGTAAAGTGTAGCTTGAGGTCTGTCTACATCTAATTTGAGCTTCAGTGCTGAATCAATCCTCTCTGAACTCTGGCCCCATGATGCCACACTTAGGCCtaaaccttctttatctgtttaACCTCTTCACCCAACTTGACCAACTAGGCATGGCGAGAATACCAAAGGTGTCCCTCCCCTACCTTTTCCTCCAAATATTTACAGTGTGCTGTTATGTAACATTGATATGGGTATTATTAGACATCTCGGGTCTAGCATATCTCATCCCACACTCAACTGGCCTGCATTCTGGAGTTGCTCCAGGGACATTGGGTAAGGAAAAGGCCTGCCAGAGCCCTGATGAGCCACTTCTGAATTCccacacacacatgtgatcacAGTGAAGCCCACAGGGCTTGGAGGACACTCGGTACTGGCACTGTGTGCTGATCAGTGAAGCAATATGTGGAACTTCCCTGGCCTCAGCAAAAAAGAGCTAAACAAGAAACAGTGAGGGTGACTGAGAGCCAATGAAGCAGAAATGAAGCAGACACATATGTATACTGTAGTGGTCCAAAAATGTGCAGGACACTTTACATCACTTAAAAATGCCTGAATGGCATtgcaataaatgcaaaatatcaaaccaatttgcatctgaaaacaaataatgctagacttttaaaactaactttttttcccctcacaatcaATTACTCAAGATTATGTTTAGTGGATATATAAAGTCAGTTCTCTGGAAACATTTAATATGGGCATAAACAAGAAAGTTTTAACAAGTTTTAAGAACCAGCAAGAaaaattcttctttttatttttatttttcagccaaTATATTAAGAATAGTAATAAGAGtaatcatagtaataataataataataataatatcaaattattaaaatgaaacaatatttatacatttataaatgtctaaatACTAATTTGTACCAgagtatatacaaaatataagataataataataataataataataataataataataataataagaagaagaagaagaagaagaagaagaagaagaagaagatgaagaaatttattaataatatatgacaTTTATACACTCTAAGAAATTTACAAACATTCTAAGTGTAGCTTTATTGTCTAAAGACTATTTCGGACTTGTGTATAtgcagaatataaaaaaaataaaaattataagaaaatataacaacaacaataatactacaaaaaatatatataattaaaattctaTATCATTTATACACTTCTAAGTATAGCTAAAGCgtctaaacaaataatttatttatctaaataatATTTGGGACCAAGGTATATAAATCTTTCGCCTCACTCACTTGTGAGCTCACATACAAGAGTGGCTTGCATTTAGGTCTCTGAATAATGAGGGATTAATCGTGCTTCCTCCTGCTGTCTTCAGCATGTAAACACAATGGAGTGTGCCTCATGCTAAGTGATCAGATTTCCCACTGCCCTTCATCACACATACAGACTAATGTCACTTGGTACTTAGTAGCTCACTTACAGATCCGGATTGACGTCATACTTTTCATAGAAATGGGGTTGGTTTCTGAATGAATTATACACTGATTGGCCTAATTCTTACAAATCTCCATAACTCAATTGGGGATAGTCTTAAGAAGCAAATGTTAGTGCAGACAGTTGAAGTGATGAGAGCATGTGTTTATTTAACTCTAGAAGTTCACACCTTTGTGGTGCTAGAACCTGGTGTTAATCACAGCTTAGTTGAGGCAATGTGAAATTTAGAGAAAGCGACATATAGCAAGATTTGAATACACAGTTTTAAGTTTTGGCTATGCAGTATTTACAGAGTATCATCAAAGTTAAAAGAAGGAATTTcttattaaaacatacatttatatacagagaatgtaa encodes:
- the LOC109060187 gene encoding corticosteroid 11-beta-dehydrogenase isozyme 2-like — protein: MEDCAVSFWIYIGVMSILVGGAMKKFLAFHIGAMPLVVAWLGATLLVERLCALCMPTVLARLVLCVSCWLYFTWATPKPFLPVEGKAVFITGCDSGFGNATAKRLDAMGFEVFATVLNLDGEGAKHLRRVCSSRLTLLQVDITQPQQVQQALLDTKAKLGMRDLWGLVNNAGLCVNIGDAELSLMSNYRGCMEINFFGTLTVTRTFLPLLRQAKGRIVTISSPSGEHPFPCLASYGASKAALNLLISTLRHELEPWGVKVSTILPSAFKTGQSSNTEYWEKQYKSQIQNLPPSLLEEYGEEYLLETKELFQSYAKTANEDLSPVINTIVDALLSPQPQVRYYAGPGLTLMYFICSYFPFSISDRFLQKLFVQKKVIPRVLRKQQGLSLLNNNNSIKENMNNSNHNNNSFTKIID